Proteins found in one Quercus robur chromosome 2, dhQueRobu3.1, whole genome shotgun sequence genomic segment:
- the LOC126712943 gene encoding DEAD-box ATP-dependent RNA helicase 15 isoform X1: protein MGETRENDGYEEELVDYDDEEANAPASVAAKVNGETVKKGYVGIHSSGFRDFLLKPELLRAIVDSGFEHPSEVQHECIPQAILGMDVICQAKSGMGKTAVFVLSTLQQIEPVAGQVSAIVLCHTRELAYQICHEFERFSTYLPDLKVAVFYGGVNIKVHKDLLKNECPHIVVGTPGRILALAREKDLSLKNVRHFILDECDKMLESLDMRRDVQEIFKMTPHDKQVMMFSATLSKEIRPVCKRFMQEPMEIYVDDEAKLTLHGLVQHYIKLSESEKNRKLNDLLDALDFNQVVIFVKSVNRAAELNKLLKECNFPSICIHSGMSQEERLTRYKGFKEGQSRILVATDLVGRGIDIERVNIVINYDMPDSADTYLHRVGRAGRFGTKGLAITFVSSASDSEVLNNVQMRFEVDIKELPEQIDTSTYMPS from the exons GGGCTATGTTGGAATTCACAGTTCAGGATTCAGAGACTTTCTTTTGAAGCCAGAGCTTCTTCGAGCTATTGTGGACTCGGGATTTGAGCATCCTTCTGAAG TGCAACATGAATGTATCCCTCAAGCTATTCTGGGTATGGATGTCATTTGTCAAGCTAAGTCTGGAATGGGAAAAACTgctgtttttgttctttcaacATTGCAGCAGATTGAACCTGTTGCCGGCCAAGTTTCTGCAATTGTTCTGTGTCATACAAGGGAGTTAGCATACCAG ATTTGTCATGAGTTTGAGAGATTCAGCACATACTTGCCTGATCTAAAGGTTGCTGTCTTCTACGGTGGTGTCAACATCAAAGTTCACAAGGATTTGCTGAAAAACGAATGCCCTCATATTGTTGTTGGAACGCCTGGAAGAATATTGGCACTGGCAAGAGAGAAGGACCTTTCTTTGAAGAATGTGAGGCATTTTATTCTGGATGAATGTGACAAGATGCTTGAATCACTTG ACATGAGGAGAGATGTGCAGGAGATCTTCAAGATGACTCCTCATGATAAACAAGTAATGATGTTTTCTGCAACACTCAGCAAAGAAATCCGCCCAGTTTGCAAGAGATTTATGCAAGAA CCAATGGAAATTTATGTTGACGACGAGGCCAAGTTGACCCTGCATGGTCTTGTTCag CACTACATCAAATTGAGTGAGTCAGAGAAAAACCGCAAGTTGAATGACCTCCTCGATGCACTGGACTTCAATCAAGTTGTTATCTTTGTCAAAAGTGTTAATAGAGCGGCTGAACTGAACAAGCTACTGAAGGAGTGCAATTTTCCCTCCATATGCATCCATTCTGGGATGTCCCAGGAGGAAAG GTTGACGCGCTACAAAGGTTTTAAGGAAGGGCAGTCAAGGATTCTTGTAGCCACCGATTTGGTTGGTAGGGGGATAGACATTGAACGCGTTAACATTGTCATCAATTATGACATGCCAGATTCGGCAGACACTTATCTGCACAGG GTTGGTAGAGCTGGTAGGTTCGGCACCAAAGGGCTTGCAATTACGTTTGTTTCATCTGCTTCTGATTCGGAGGTTCTCAATAAT GTTCAGATGAGGTTTGAGGTGGATATAAAAGAACTTCCTGAACAGATTGATACCTCTACATACA TGCCATCATAG
- the LOC126712943 gene encoding DEAD-box ATP-dependent RNA helicase 15 isoform X2 yields MDVICQAKSGMGKTAVFVLSTLQQIEPVAGQVSAIVLCHTRELAYQICHEFERFSTYLPDLKVAVFYGGVNIKVHKDLLKNECPHIVVGTPGRILALAREKDLSLKNVRHFILDECDKMLESLDMRRDVQEIFKMTPHDKQVMMFSATLSKEIRPVCKRFMQEPMEIYVDDEAKLTLHGLVQHYIKLSESEKNRKLNDLLDALDFNQVVIFVKSVNRAAELNKLLKECNFPSICIHSGMSQEERLTRYKGFKEGQSRILVATDLVGRGIDIERVNIVINYDMPDSADTYLHRVGRAGRFGTKGLAITFVSSASDSEVLNNVQMRFEVDIKELPEQIDTSTYMPS; encoded by the exons ATGGATGTCATTTGTCAAGCTAAGTCTGGAATGGGAAAAACTgctgtttttgttctttcaacATTGCAGCAGATTGAACCTGTTGCCGGCCAAGTTTCTGCAATTGTTCTGTGTCATACAAGGGAGTTAGCATACCAG ATTTGTCATGAGTTTGAGAGATTCAGCACATACTTGCCTGATCTAAAGGTTGCTGTCTTCTACGGTGGTGTCAACATCAAAGTTCACAAGGATTTGCTGAAAAACGAATGCCCTCATATTGTTGTTGGAACGCCTGGAAGAATATTGGCACTGGCAAGAGAGAAGGACCTTTCTTTGAAGAATGTGAGGCATTTTATTCTGGATGAATGTGACAAGATGCTTGAATCACTTG ACATGAGGAGAGATGTGCAGGAGATCTTCAAGATGACTCCTCATGATAAACAAGTAATGATGTTTTCTGCAACACTCAGCAAAGAAATCCGCCCAGTTTGCAAGAGATTTATGCAAGAA CCAATGGAAATTTATGTTGACGACGAGGCCAAGTTGACCCTGCATGGTCTTGTTCag CACTACATCAAATTGAGTGAGTCAGAGAAAAACCGCAAGTTGAATGACCTCCTCGATGCACTGGACTTCAATCAAGTTGTTATCTTTGTCAAAAGTGTTAATAGAGCGGCTGAACTGAACAAGCTACTGAAGGAGTGCAATTTTCCCTCCATATGCATCCATTCTGGGATGTCCCAGGAGGAAAG GTTGACGCGCTACAAAGGTTTTAAGGAAGGGCAGTCAAGGATTCTTGTAGCCACCGATTTGGTTGGTAGGGGGATAGACATTGAACGCGTTAACATTGTCATCAATTATGACATGCCAGATTCGGCAGACACTTATCTGCACAGG GTTGGTAGAGCTGGTAGGTTCGGCACCAAAGGGCTTGCAATTACGTTTGTTTCATCTGCTTCTGATTCGGAGGTTCTCAATAAT GTTCAGATGAGGTTTGAGGTGGATATAAAAGAACTTCCTGAACAGATTGATACCTCTACATACA TGCCATCATAG
- the LOC126712944 gene encoding uncharacterized protein At4g13200, chloroplastic, which yields MSSGGLGSAAASLQSCFSPTTSRYSSYSYAPTSLIPRTLSSPNLKLKGLRFSGPKGSRIYSNSSNRPGGADGGSASGDSDSRGVLDAFFLGKALAEALNERIESTVGEFLSAVGRLQAEQQKQIQDFQEDVLERAKKAKEKAAREAMEAQGLVPKSTIVDTTPATDSVDSVTASSTVSEISAANPSSLSSPTTPMSQPDRGPADKQEPALGVSNDD from the exons ATGAGTAGTGGGGGTTTGGGTTCAGCAGCAGCTTCCTTACAAAGCTGCTTTTCACCAACCACCAGCAGATATAGTAGTTATTCCTATGCACCCACCTCACTCATTCCTCGTACCTTGTCTTCCCCAAATCTCAAGCTCAAAGGTCTCAGATTTTCTGGACCCAAAGGAAGTCGAATATACAGCAATAGCAGCAACAGACCTGGTGGTGCTGATGGTGGTTCTGCCTCTG GTGATAGTGACAGCAGAGGTGTTCTGGATGCATTTTTCTTGGGAAAAGCTCTAGCAGAAGCCTTAAATGAACGTATTGAGTCTACAGTTGGAGAGTTTTTGAGTGCAGTTGGTAGGCTGCAAGCTGAGCAACAAAAGCAAATACAGGACTTCCAG GAAGATGTGTTGGAAAGAGCCAAAAAAGCTAAGGAGAAAGCAGCAAGGGAGGCCATGGAGGCACAAGGACTAGTTCCGAAGTCTACTATAGTAGATACAACACCAGCAACTGATAGTGTTGATTCTGTTACTGCATCATCAACGGTCAGTGAGATTAGTGCTGCAAATCCATCCTCATTGTCGAGTCCGACTACCCCCATGTCCCAGCCAGATAGAGGTCCTGCTGATAAGCAGGAACCTGCTTTAGGGGTGTCAAATGATGACTGA
- the LOC126704851 gene encoding uncharacterized protein LOC126704851 — translation MASISLEELHLFHKIDREIFSRLVIKLARDPTESLLVMAAWLWLEEKGYPNIVVKMVEMPDATVNALANEAVLCLKCLDPSTPSAAVSGGIPITARLMERDISLQLFRQNRFTATTGIKNFLNTICCQIFTDILQQVMAGTSQSTSNQPFDLPGSPHPIFGPITIVPTATQFDFPTGELWGWQATDCASEDDRTIFLTFSRGFPVLEEEVRELFTKKYGDCVESVHMGNAPSNNSQPLYAKMVLRSVENVDRILSGLHIAKFRINGKHIWARKYERRE, via the coding sequence ATGGCCTCAATTAGCCTCGAGGAGCTCCACCTTTTTCACAAAATTGATAGAGAGATATTTTCGCGACTAGTTATTAAATTAGCCCGAGATCCAACAGAATCCTTGCTTGTCATGGCTGCATGGTTGTGGCTCGAAGAAAAGGGTTATCCCAACATTGTTGTAAAAATGGTGGAGATGCCTGATGCTACTGTAAATGCATTGGCAAACGAAGCTGTTTTATGTCTCAAGTGCCTAGATCCCAGCACTCCTTCTGCGGCAGTAAGCGGTGGCATTCCCATCACTGCAAGGCTCATGGAAAGGGACATATCTCTGCAACTGTTCAGGCAAAATAGATTCACTGCAACTACTGGGATCAAGAATTTTCTTAACACtatttgttgccaaatttttaCAGATATTTTGCAACAAGTTATGGCTGGCACTTCACAATCAACTTCGAACCAACCTTTTGATCTCCCTGGTTCTCCACACCCAATATTTGGTCCCATCACTATAGTACCAACAGCTACACAGTTTGATTTTCCTACAGGAGAATTATGGGGTTGGCAAGCAACTGATTGTGCTTCGGAGGATGATAGGACAATCTTTTTGACATTTTCTCGGGGTTTTCCAGTGTTGGAAGAGGAAGTGAGGGAgctttttacaaaaaaatatggAGATTGTGTGGAGAGTGTGCATATGGGGAATGCACCTTCCAATAATTCACAGCCCTTGTATGCTAAGATGGTTTTGCGTTCTGTTGAGAATGTTGATCGAATTTTGAGTGGACTTCACATTGCAAAATTCCGGATCAATGGGAAACACATATGGGCTAGAAAGTATGAACGTCGAGAATAG